Proteins from a genomic interval of Myxococcales bacterium:
- the tuf gene encoding elongation factor Tu (EF-Tu; promotes GTP-dependent binding of aminoacyl-tRNA to the A-site of ribosomes during protein biosynthesis; when the tRNA anticodon matches the mRNA codon, GTP hydrolysis results; the inactive EF-Tu-GDP leaves the ribosome and release of GDP is promoted by elongation factor Ts; many prokaryotes have two copies of the gene encoding EF-Tu), with translation EMIMPGENVHIGVELIMPIAMEEGLRFAIREGGRTVGAGVVTKILA, from the coding sequence GAAATGATCATGCCGGGCGAGAACGTGCATATTGGCGTGGAACTGATTATGCCGATTGCGATGGAAGAAGGCCTGCGGTTCGCGATTCGCGAAGGCGGCCGGACCGTCGGCGCCGGCGTGGTCACTAAAATTCTGGCGTAA
- the rpsJ gene encoding 30S ribosomal protein S10 — protein MEGQRLRIRLKAYDHKLLDKSAREIALAAKNTGAKVSGPIPLPTRIERFCVLRSPHVDKKSREQFEVRTHKRLIEIFDTNQQTMDAMNKVELSAGVDVDIKLI, from the coding sequence GTGGAAGGACAGAGACTTCGGATACGGTTGAAGGCATACGATCACAAGCTGCTTGACAAGTCGGCCCGGGAAATCGCCCTCGCGGCGAAGAACACCGGCGCCAAGGTGAGCGGCCCCATTCCCTTACCGACCCGCATTGAGCGTTTTTGCGTGTTGCGCTCTCCGCACGTCGATAAAAAGAGCCGTGAACAATTCGAGGTGCGCACGCACAAGCGGTTGATCGAAATCTTCGACACCAATCAACAGACGATGGACGCGATGAACAAGGTCGAATTGTCCGCGGGCGTCGACGTCGACATCAAACTGATCTGA